A stretch of Arachis hypogaea cultivar Tifrunner chromosome 15, arahy.Tifrunner.gnm2.J5K5, whole genome shotgun sequence DNA encodes these proteins:
- the LOC112751238 gene encoding casein kinase 1-like protein 3, whose product MERIIASKYKLGRKIGSGSFGEIYLATHVDTFEIVAVKIENTKTKHPQLLYEAKLYNILQGGSGIPSIRWSGVDGEDNVLVMDLLGPSLEDLFVYCGRKFSLKTVLMLADQMMTRIEYVHSKGFLHRDIKPDNFLMGLGRKANQVYIIDFGLAKRYRDSTTNRHIPYRENKNLTGTARYASCNTHLGIEQSRRDDLESLGYVLLYFLRGSLPWQGLKAATKKQKYDKICEKKVSTPIEVLCKSHPVEFASYFHYCHSLTFDQRPDYGFLKRLFREQFAREGYEFDYVFDWTILKYQQAQKNRVQAHSSVVPGASNSRATPMDDDNHRGDATEHIKSGNATGSGVKFQFKSPAVKNPLDKNDKNIFGEANIPSTSHSHAGPSKRNSLKPAPSSDAVNPGLGQGSKVGPSSSWISSLHRISSAK is encoded by the exons ATGGAACGCATCATCGCCTCCAAGTACAAGCTCGGCCGCAAGATCGGAAGCGGTTCCTTCGGCGAAATCTACCTAG CTACGCATGTTGATACCTTCGAGATCGTCGCCGTCAAGATC GAGAACACTAAAACGAAGCATCCTCAATTGCTTTATGAGGCCAAGCTTTACAACATTCTCCAAGGAGGAA GCGGCATTCCTAGCATAAGATGGTCTGGTGTAGATGGGGAGGATAATGTTCTTGTGATGGATTTGCTGGGGCCTAGTCTTGAGGATCTCTTTGTGTATTGTGGAAGAAAGTTCTCATTGAAGACAGTATTGATGTTGGCTGATCAAATG ATGACTAGAATAGAATACGTGCATTCCAAAGGTTTTCTACATAGAGATATAAAGCCTGACAACTTCCTCATGGGACTTGGTCGGAAAGCAAACCAG GTTTACATAATTGATTTTGGGCTTGCAAAACGATATCGGGACTCTACAACCAATCGCCACATCCCTTACAG GGAGAACAAAAACTTAACGGGGACTGCACGCTATGCAAGTTGCAATACACATCTTGGGATTG AGCAAAGTCGGCGGGATGATTTGGAGTCATTGGGATATGTGCTTCTCTACTTTCTCAGAGGAAG CCTTCCTTGGCAAGGTCTAAAGGCTGCAACAAAGAAGCAGAAGTATGACAAAATATGTGAGAAGAAAGTGTCAACCCCTATTGAG GTTCTTTGCAAATCTCATCCTGTAGAGTTTGCTTCATACTTCCATTACTGCCACTCTCTGACCTTCGATCAGCGACCTGACTATGGATTCTTGAAGCGCCTATTTCGGGAACAATTTGCTCGGGAAG GGTATGAATTTGATTATGTGTTTGATTGGACTATTTTAAAGTACCAGCAGGCACAAAAGAATAGAGTCCAGGCTCACTCATCT GTGGTCCCAGGAGCAAGCAACAGTCGTGCAACACCAATGGACGATGACAACCATCGAG GTGATGCTACAGAGCACATTAAATCAGGCAATGCCACTGGCTCTGGTGTTAAATTTCAGTTTAAGTCACCTGCTGTTAAAAATCCACTCGACAAGAACGACAAGAAT ATTTTTGGCGAAGCAAATATACCCTCTACTTCCCATTCTCATGCTGGTCCCTCAAAAAGGAACTCCTTGAAGCCTGCTCCGTCCTCCGATGCTGTTAACCCTGGCCTTGGGCAAGGCAGTAAAGTTGGCCCTTCAAGTAGCTGGATTTCATCTCTGCATCGCATATCATCTGCCAAATGA
- the LOC112747235 gene encoding probable xyloglucan endotransglucosylase/hydrolase protein 26 — MAAASEKMVLALLFIFFMARGIIIVDANFGKSMYLTWGTQHASIQGEDLQLVLDQTSGSAAQTKIPFLFGSIESKIKLVPNNSAGTVTAYYLSSTGSQHDEIDFEFLGNISGQPYIVHTNIYTQGNGSKEQQFYLWFDPTADFHNYTIHWNPTQVVWYIDSIPIRVFMNYEEEGIAYPNKQGMKVYTSLWNADDWATRGGLVKTNWTNAPFIARLNRFRARACKWNGPISINNCASNVPSNWWTSPIYKQLSYAQMGQLNWVRNNYMIYDYCKDTKRFNGQVPPECFKTQF; from the exons ATGGCAGCAGCATCTGAAAAAATGGTTTTGGCTTTGTTGTTCATATTTTTCATGGCACGAGGGATTATCATAGTGGATGCAAACTTTGGCAAAAGCATGTATCTCACATGGGGTACCCAACATGCTTCAATTCAGGGTGAAGATCTTCAGCTTGTGTTAGATCAAACTTCAG GCTCTGCTGCTCAAACAAAGATACCATTCTTATTTGGAAGTATAGAATCGAAAATCAAACTGGTACCTAATAATTCTGCAGGAACTGTTACAGCCTATTAT CTATCCTCAACAGGAAGTCAACATGATGAGATAGACTTTGAGTTCTTAGGCAACATTTCAGGACAACCATATATTGTCCACACAAACATATATACACAAGGAAATGGAAGCAAAGAGCAACAATTTTACCTTTGGTTTGACCCTACCGCTGATTTTCACAATTACACCATTCATTGGAACCCCACTCAAGTTGT GTGGTATATTGATAGCATACCGATTAGAGTTTTTATGAACTATGAAGAGGAGGGCATAGCATACCCAAACAAGCAAGGAATGAAAGTATACACAAGCCTATGGAATGCAGATGATTGGGCCACAAGGGGTGGTTTGGTGAAGACTAATTGGACCAATGCACCATTCATTGCAAGGTTGAACCGTTTCAGAGCAAGGGCTTGCAAATGGAATGGACCAATTAGCATAAACAATTGTGCCTCTAATGTCCCTTCTAATTGGTGGACTTCACCCATTTACAAGCAATTAAGCTATGCACAGATGGGTCAGTTAAATTGGGTTAGAAACAATTACATGATCTATGATTACTGCAAAGATACCAAGAGATTCAATGGTCAAGTGCCTCCTGAATGTTTCAAGACACAGTTCTAA